The genomic region AGGCTGCAGCACATAGCTTAATCCATCCAAGCCATCCTATTGAAAGAATAGGAAATTCTCGGACaaatttttgcctgttttttgtATCTAATGCTTTGTGTGAACAGACACAATTTTTTAGAATGCTGTACCTCTCTTTTCAGAAATTGAGTGCTTATTTGCATTTCCTCTAAATCACAATGAGGCTTCTGGCTTTTTAGACACATACAGCTAGAAGTTTCAAAATCCCAGATGCATGCTGAGATGCTCTATTTTGGCAGCCAAGAAAGCAGTTGTATTTCTGTGCACATACACCACTATTGTATCATCCTGCCTCGTACCACAGAGATTAAAATTCACACTCCTTGTGTCCTCTGGCATCCATGTCCCAGGATTTTTCTAGGGCAACATATTCTGTTTTATTAGCATTCAGGATACTTCAGTTTAAACAGTATTAATTTAGCTCAAGAGAGCCAGCTGACCCAACTTAGCAGGCTGAGCACTAAATGCACGTAAAGGATAGCTTGGGTTCAGGCTCCTCCTCAAGGACTTACTCTTGGTTCCCCTTGTTATCAAAGGGCCCACCTGGCCCTTAGGAATAACAGCTGATGTGTGACATTTTAGGCAGAAGAAATCAAAGGCACCCTGTTATATCCCACATGATGACTCTTAAGCCCCAAGTGACTGGCTACAGGTCAACAAACATTCCTATTGCTTATTCTGCCACCACAGACATATACCTTAAGAAATAGCATCTCTGAAACGAGACACACATCTTCATCAGGGAATAAGTCCTAGGCTATAATGAGGTGTTAATGCATAccctttcatttattttttaagaaaagccacTCTTACAGAGCTGATTTTATTAATTCCACTTAAAGATTTCCATCTCTTACCACAGGAAacaatgttgtttttcttaggATAGCTTGCACTGGGAAGTTGGTACTGTGCCAAGTCAATCCTTTGTAGGCACATCTGAAAATACCTACTTAGAACTTAATTCACAGTACCTTTAAAGTAGTTTTTTTAAGGATATCTAAACTACCTGGTGGTCTCTTTATCCAGGTATTCATACACTAAACAGGCAGAAAGTTTTGAGTTGTAATTAGTACTAATTGCTTGAGCTACACTTAGAAACAAGTAGTAGCAATAACAGGCCCTTCCACCAAATAATACAAGATAGGATAACAGAACTGCTTTATAAACTAAAACTGTTCAAATGAATTTGCAGAGCATGGAAAAAGATTTTGATGTATTACTGAAGAAGGGGGCCCTCTTCCaagagcaaaagaaggaaaaagcagctcttattttgcagctgaacaaagacacagaagaacaaaagccAAAACTAGAAAGGGTAATAAAACAGGTTTGTATGTTAATTAATGACAACTTAATAACTTCATAGACAGTAGTATGTTTATAAACAATAGCACAATTAAAACCCACAGAATTTAAAGCTtagcagctttctgaaagtaTGTTGCATTTTCATAATagcaatgctttaaaaatatttgtgttaaaaGTGTTCCAGACTATCCAGAGAAATTCAGTCTCTGAAGAAAActaacacagaaacacaggaaggAGACATTGATCTTCGTGAATTGAAAAGCTTCAATAGAACCATCGACAAATTGTTAGCTGATGTTCTAGAAGCAAATCCTGATTTAACTACACCCTTTCAAATGTACTTTCACCAGGTGAGCTTTCCAGTTAACTGCCACCAAAATCTTGATCAGTAGCTCTAGTCTACTGATGAGCATCTTTCAAGGGCAACTCCTAAATTCAACCATAAATTCTATCTActgtaagacagaaaaaagcattCATCTGCTTTCAACATGTCTTCTAATACAAAGGATTATAAACCCTCCTGATATACCCAGTCCTATTATACAACCGTTAggtcaactttttttttttttttcctaaattttctAGTCTAGTTTAGAGCTTCCTACAATTACTTCTGCTGGTGGTAGTCAAAGATCTCAATCACCATCCACACAAAGCTCACTAGCTTCTACGAGGTATGTGCAAGCaatggggttttgggggggctttttttgctttttacagttAAAGTTTAAACCAGTAAAATTAGTCCCTAAATGACAGAATTCCTGACTCCTAAAGGCCTTCTCAATCTTGTCTCTACTTCCTGAACACTCTATAAAACTTTCTCCTTATACTGCCCCACTTTAAGTTTACTAATTTTTCTAGCACAAAGTTTACTTCAGCGTCCATCAGTTATAAAACAGTAATTACAGAATAATTACATGGATTTTTGCTAACCATGCTCTAATTAAGAGGTGGTTTCACATTATATAGAAGCACAAGTTTGAGCTCCAGccacattttgtattttgtagtGTGAGCTCCCTTTCCTAATTAAAAAGGGAAGACGGACATGTATGCTTTTACTGATACTTTCTTCCCCTGTTCAACTAATAGTGCATATGACATGCCAAGTCAGTTGTGATTAACGTTCCCACAGGTTACTTAAGCAATTAATGGCAATGTCTACAACAATCTTTGCAGGGAATCTTACCTAGAGAGCTACTGAGCACTAGTGTTTATACTGTATGCCACCGTTAGCAACTTGTATTTTAGGTACAGAGTTCCCTGTATACTCATGGGTCaatgttttgtctttcagatCCTCCAGAAGCACAAATTCAGGGTCCGGTCACAGGCCGTCGCTGACAGTCATAGATCTGAGCTTGCCCATCAACACCGCTGCAGAAGCGGCTGCTGGCGGTTCAGAGCCACCCAGCAGAGCTAGCACCTCCAGCAttgtaaacacaaaaaaaagacttaagtaatttttttgaaggCCATAGTAAAGGCTTCACACTAGTTAAGTTACAGATGAATCAATTAAGAAGCCTTAACTTCTTTACCAAGGTATACTGGCAATCTTAGCATTAATTTCTATCAGAACTTTATGTAGGTTTTAACTTTCTTCTACAGTACGCAATACATTATTACATAAAACATCTGGTTTAAGTTCtagataaaataaattaacctttaacttattttctcattttgctgttgGAGAACTAAAGATCTGCAAAACGCTTCAGAAGCCATTAATTCGCTTTTCttataatgaaaacaagagTTGTTAGAGCCATTAGTTTTCATAAATTGGTATCTTCACTGTCAAAATAAGTTTTAGATTACATTGCAGCAGCCCAGGAAACAAAAACGCATACTTGATTTCAAGATCAACCTCGACTATTAATCAAATAGTCATCTCAGGTCATATAAGAGCATATGATTTAAGTCAGTAAAACAGTGCTTTTTCTATTCAAAATTACAGAGCACCTTTTTTTGTACCTGACCTGTACCTACTGAATTACTTGGAAATCTTGCAGCTGAAGTACAACTGGTATTGTGTAGTCTGCCGGCTGTTAGCTCCTTCACATGTTCTGCCAACATCTTTGGCAATCGCATTGTAAGAAGTGCGTAACTTTTTCCACAGCAACACAACCACTGCCTTAAAGCTACTtgtaaagcaaacagaaaacagcagaaaaacaggcCTCCAAAAAGGCCCACACTTGAACTTACCTAGACAATAAACacttttaaaactcttcttCTACTTCAGTTGGCttgttttgtgtgggttttgttttggtttttattttttttttccttacattagAGAAGATATTTGACGCATTTCAAGTATGTAATATACTTGCCTTCACAGATACCGGAGGGTTCCACTCACTTAAGCAGCATATATAACAAGTGCACCAGTacaaaacagcagcattaacaaaaatcaagacagaaaattaagaaaaattaagaaaatttaatGATCAAATGAACTATACACATTGATGGCACATGACTAATTCAGTTATCCCCTTGCTATAGCTGGAAGTTAAGTTTGATACAAAATAGTACTCCAGGGGacaagaaaaaccaaacaaaacctatCTGTTGTTAAAGTGCAGATTTGATGCGAGTTACAGCTAACTACAAGTCCAGGGTATCAAAGGATTTCAAACCATCAAACAGAATATTGTACCGGAACACCCCAAATTAAAAGCACAGGAAActtaagattttaaataataactGATATTTTATGTAAGATACCCTTTCATCTCTTTCCACCATACAGTCTTTTAGAGTTCTCTGACATTCTGCAAGACAGaacaaattctgcatttctatCACTCTTCATATGTATTTCCTCAAGAGATACTCAGATCAAAGTTCATTTAACTACACTCATCAGAACAGTGTTTTCCCAGGTACTTCattgtttcttctgcttatttcctttttccctctCAAACTCAGCTATCTGATTGAATATGTTAACTAAGTTCTGGGGCAGGTTTCTTTTAACACCgctttctgtttgttctgtatCATTTTGCCCTGGGTTTGAAACATTTAAAGCCATTTCCTCATCTGGTTCCTTTGTTGTATGAGTCTCCTCATACCTTCTTTTCCTACTCTTAGAgtcactttcatttttatgctgACTTAACGCATGCCTATCACTACGGTAACTTTTGTCACCCTCACGTAAGGAGGTGCCAGAATATGATCTGTGCTTTCCCACTGACTTGCCAGAATAGTCAGACCCTGATGGAGACATGTAATACCTGTCTTGACCTGAGCcgtgttttttaaactgctcttttctcccctctacATCCCTTTCGAATTTCCTAAAATAATGCATCCTGGGTTTGTCATCTGACTTATGATATGAACCTGAAGGACCCCTCCGACTTGAGAACAATCTATCCGTTTTACCAtatgtttcagttttgctaCTACCTGGCAGAGTTCTGGAGCTACTACTGTAAGAATCTCTTGAATCTTCAGACCTACCTCCAAAAGTGTCTTCATCATCACCTGAAGTCCTTGAAAAAGAACAgtgtctgtctttctcttttacCTCTGTTTTTGGACACACTAAGCTGTCCTGCCTTTCCAGCAGTTTTTCCACTTCAAAACTTTGGttaagaaaagaagcagaggtATCAGCCGGAGGCGAATACCACTCCTCTTTCCTAATCTGATCTTTATAATGGGAAGAAGCTCTAGATGAGCTTTTTTTGGAGCTGCGGGCAGACTCTGATCTATTCCGACGCTTTTTCCTATGTTTCTTGTGatcagaggaagaggaggaggaagaaactgaTACATCTGATGAAGAATCActtgaggaggaagaggaggaggaggaggaggaggaggaggaggaagttgatactttccttttcttcttcaacCTAGAAAATGTGAGATAATCTTCAGTATCAGGCAAAAATTATACATAGCAAGCAAAACTGCACTCCCCAGATTTAGCTGAGATTTGACTGTAAGGCATGAATGGAAACTGAGCTTGAGCTGGCCAGACAATTTCAAATgtcatttctttattaaaaaaaataagattaaatcCACCAAATTGTTCATTGTAAAAGGCATCTTTCCCACTTTAGTATGGCATTACACTTCACAAATACTTCAcattgcaaagtatttttaaatgacttCTGTTCCACATCTATCTCCATTAAAGGACACAACCCACAAAAAAAttccagaggaaaagcagcttacCTAGGTAGATGTTCTACCTGGCTTGCTGTTGGACACACTGTCTGCGAATGGATTGCTCACAGCCTTATCTGCACTTATTGCCACATAATCAGGATACTGAATATAACAagttaccttttttcttcttttaagagCTTACGCAATTTTTCTGCACTTGtttctactttcttttctttctgtctctcttctttGGCAGCTTGTTTCTCCCTCATTtccaaagatttcttttttgaacCCAagcatcataaaaaaaattacattaaaagtgTTAACATGGGTATTtttcccccatgtcccccaaCCCCATTCAAATATATAATTACACCAGGGATGTTTTACCAGGATTCCCAGATCAAGAATTAATATTGTTCAGGAGTTTGGTATTGGCCATTGTTATAATCAGGTTTACATTAAGGACCATATTGcagtttttgtttcattaaaaaaaatacatttgaccAGCCATTGCAGTGGAACCCGTGATCCAGCACGCCGTGAAGCATGAAGGCCAGAAGGCATAGATAGAATATTCAAGAAAAACCGCAGAATTACCAatatgaagaggagagggaaaaaaaaacccaataggTTTGAAAGAAAGTATCATTATTGGAGTTTACAAGTAAAACATGGCAGAACccattttgaaatgtattcAAGTTGGCCATGTTTGAATACAAACCGTTTTGTAACAATTTCACAGACCAGTTTGATGCATAGTTTACGTAAGAAATCATGTTCCAAGGGTTTGTGGGTGATGAGCAGCACCAGATGTCAGATACAGCAACAACGGTccaattcagaagaaaatgcattggAGAAAAACACATAATCAGTATTACAGGAAAACATccttcagtgctttttcagCCATTCTAGCACAACAGTGATAGTATGAGGCATATGGATTAAAATACAggtaaatgcagaaaagcatcTCATCAGATGATTAATCTTGAAACTACTTAAGAGAACAGACTTCTGCCATCTACAGCCCTGAACAACAGCTCTGCTGATACTAAGAGCACGCAGAAAGTCTGATTATCGTTTTCAAAACTTAGGAATTGTCTTAACAGTTACAATAAAAGAAACCCTTCATTGCAGTTAAGGCTATGCAAACCAAACCATAGCTAACACTGTGGGTTTTTATCTGCTCTATCAATGACCCATTATGCTATGAAAATgctaaagaagagaaaaatttatCTGCTACTTGCTGAGAACATTCTTTATCATGTTAACAAGCCAACACATCTTTCTAAAGCAGCCAAATATGAGTAGTGCTCAAATACCATGCAACAGTTTGCCTACGATGTAGTTCAGTTTATTAAGGAGATTGTCAtatctcctcttccccttctttcaaCACAACCTGTCAGCATTATGGCTCCACCAACTGAAGAAGTGTTGATTAAGGCCATCTACACGAGTCTACATTACTTCCTTACATGCAGAAGCATAGAACAAAACAAGCCTGTTCCTCAGTGCTCTATTTTACTCTTTGATCCTCTCTGGAAGACAGTACAAGTAGAGGaggtaaataaaagaaaaaaagacaactcaGATCAGCGCAGAGACCCACCAGGGCTCACCTGGGAAACAAGCTGCAtgcaagagaagagaggaaaaaaaacagcagagaaagccAAGGTATTCAAATTGcctgcccacccaccctccacctcctgctgttttcctttaaattaccTCTTAATTACCCCTCTCATGTGATCTTTCTGTGAGTTAGCTTTGGCTGGTCTTGCTCTATCTTTTCATCATTACTCCAAACGACAAGGATCTGACCAGCAAGATggtaaggaaggaaaataaataccGCACAAGTGTTTCACACTTCACATGTTTGCATTCAcagaatgttttaatttaacattATCAGTCATGTTTGTGCGATGCAATATTCTTATCCTTGTTTTAGCTGAGAGGCTTCGCTCTTTCCCTGTCTCCACTATTTGGCATTTCTTTACTATGCTGTTCAAAACAGTGGAGTCATCAAGAGGTACCTTTCTTCTGGTAGGTACAGCCATAATGCTCACTATAAAATATCTACTGTAgagaagggaagcagagaataagACAAACCATCAGCTTAAATTCTCCCTGTTCAAAATCTTTAACACGATTTTTGATGTTCATTTATTGCCATTGAGAACACTATCTGAAGAGAAAGTAAAGAATCACCTGCATATGCTTACGGAGTTTCGTTAAGGCCTCTTCTGCCTCCTGAAAAGTCTCATCCAAACTTAAGGCTTTTTTATAGTAACTCTCAGCATTTAGTAGCTTGTCTTCCTCTTCCAACCTAAAATTCAAGTGATAGTTCATGTACAGTTCAGTTGCACATTTGTGACAGGTTTTTGATATTTTTAGGACCACCTTTCTTATTCCCACTATGACACTACCACTCTTATCACAGCACTGAGGAATCCCTCCAAGACCCTCTCTATCATACTAGCCCACCTCAGAGAAGTAGTAAAACGGTATTTCTGATGCATTATTAACTCCTAATCACCATCAGTAatactgttctttaaaatttcaattCCAGTTTCAAAATCAGTGTCTCTCTCCTCTTAACACAGTTAGAATTATTGCCTgaatattcaaaagcaaaattctgcGTTACAGTAGTTAATCAGTATTTCAGTAGAGTAACAGAACGTAATTTTGGTACAAGcccctcctttaaaaaaaacccaaacacaaccTATTGGAATATATTCAAACATTTCACAAGACATTATGCAAGCCTGATACCCTTTCACTGGTAGGGTACCCATGATGAAACCTCAAATATCTTGCCAGGATTTTAACTCCGACAGAGGAGAAAGCATAAATCAACTGCACAAGCAGGTACATTTccagagacatttttttaaaacacaaagcaaggAAGCAAAAAGGCTATTCTGTATCCTAACTAGTatggtaataaaaaaaacatactATGAGAAAAATTGTtaacaaccaaacaaaaccccaaccccaacaCTTACTGCCCGCCTCTTTCCACAAGTGTCTGACAGAGgtattttcttgcatttctatGGGTAGGACAGTTTTCTAAAGCGATTTCAAAATCACTTATGGCTTTGTTCAGACTTCCTTTTGTTGCATAGCtagaacaacagaaaagttgCATGGACTTTAGTGATGTTTCTCTTTCACAAAGTagaaaaacccacagaaaccAGCAGACTTACAGAGCTCCACGTGCTACCAAAGCTTCAACATTTTGTGGATCGATTTCCAAAGCCTTGTTGTACTCATTCATAGCTTCCACGTGACGCCCAACCTTAAAATACTCAACCCCAGCCTTCACactagaga from Falco rusticolus isolate bFalRus1 chromosome 13, bFalRus1.pri, whole genome shotgun sequence harbors:
- the TTC14 gene encoding LOW QUALITY PROTEIN: tetratricopeptide repeat protein 14 (The sequence of the model RefSeq protein was modified relative to this genomic sequence to represent the inferred CDS: substituted 1 base at 1 genomic stop codon) — translated: MDRELLRQALSYHGPALLSLLRAEQHDNPDFRGLLPPPGTALEPPRGAPPGAWXGAAGGCRGRGRRGSHRISPAPSSSRKEDASLDLEIKRFIAKKADLLFAHSWKPNGPLADVIEENEECYAVMPPLERFMEVPREERRELFFQDIERGDIVIGRITSIREFGFFMVLICLGSGLIREISDLEITALCPLRDVPSQSNHGDPLSYYQTGDLIRAAVKDVDRYHEKLTVSLYSSALPPNLSSTKLGVITSDDFPLHYRRSMEVANTAETFEEVLHRSPGFANPSLVEYLAEKLGLSETNPPSLMRSLQMKNFSEEDFAPALRKKQSESWALKCVKAGVEYFKVGRHVEAMNEYNKALEIDPQNVEALVARGALYATKGSLNKAISDFEIALENCPTHRNARKYLCQTLVERGGQLEEEDKLLNAESYYKKALSLDETFQEAEEALTKLRKHMQKSLEMREKQAAKEERQKEKKVETSAEKLRKLLKEEKRLKKKRKVSTSSSSSSSSSSSSSSSDSSSDVSVSSSSSSSDHKKHRKKRRNRSESARSSKKSSSRASSHYKDQIRKEEWYSPPADTSASFLNQSFEVEKLLERQDSLVCPKTEVKEKDRHCSFSRTSGDDEDTFGGRSEDSRDSYSSSSRTLPGSSKTETYGKTDRLFSSRRGPSGSYHKSDDKPRMHYFRKFERDVEGRKEQFKKHGSGQDRYYMSPSGSDYSGKSVGKHRSYSGTSLREGDKSYRSDRHALSQHKNESDSKSRKRRYEETHTTKEPDEEMALNVSNPGQNDTEQTESGVKRNLPQNLVNIFNQIAEFEREKGNKQKKQ